From one Portunus trituberculatus isolate SZX2019 chromosome 8, ASM1759143v1, whole genome shotgun sequence genomic stretch:
- the LOC123499793 gene encoding uncharacterized protein LOC123499793, producing the protein MQKQLVPKKGTLCVRCCGGLVFKSFQFEARKYEWQHVCVSLDLEGDVLRVMLDGVEHTTSLGEAKRRATDEGTLLEVAGGGRLVVGQKLHSLDGDFMFLETLDGEVGEWKIYPEALPGDTMLIFSTCHDAPSLPMPLYDLQDGRLEVVGEASTSNVSLKALCDKETREFYLFFPVWMTYIEARRWCRKLKGSVALPKDSETNALLVDRFIRHRDTCAQTWTHLFWVDAEGEGKEGPWRTTEGELLSFTPFLQEDSAGQEDVQCAAAVSHNRKKWAVSPCQMETCVLCAFNIHPEIRLYGLCDHSSLDRLFSFRDHPKYELIFEGVSHVVLAAQNGSWVMRSRLYLSLKAVMVTQYEGQDPVGVRTWVVEGDRCREKEIQLLLTSCSHEEYTCDDGSCVARTDRCDRRVQCPDHSDEKGCSVVLLPPGYSPSLPPPPVNASALPIALSLAVTSVREFDLSSFTISIDVTLKLLWRDQRLRYSNLVGDYRTNKLKGSTKVWVPNLELTDGTRSTVAAKEHSTATYVLRRSGSLPDDDATLRRDVMYSGRHNPLYLCRDLTLTFKCHFHLQMYPFDLQECHVLLSLHDITDHVGVLVQQDEGVVFEGARHLLEYTLLHEELEVYSEANLSHARVMFMFHNQFSYYIANTFLPTLIQVLIGLATLKFDVADFQDRIMVSLTSLLVLATFFTQTSQSIPKTSYLKLIDVWFVAVIFLDFAMIMSIVYVEILRLRIKHPVGGFFTKVAPMSEPPSGCFASCRKADSRRDAFFLSTSRPEEVNFWMFKLFAWAVVATVATFVCVCMYGVLDEH; encoded by the exons atgCAGAAAC AGCTGGTGCCGAAGAAGGGGACGCTGTGTGTGCGGTGCTGCGGAGGGCTGGTTTTCAAGTCCTTCCAGTTTGAGGCGCGGAAGTACGAGtggcagcatgtgtgtgtgtctctggatCTGGAAGGGGATGTGCTGCGGGTCATGCTGGATGGAGTG gAACACACCACAAGCCTCGGAGAAGCGAAGAGAAGAGCTACTGACGAAGGCACACTACTGGAAGTGGCTGGCGGAGGGCGGCTGGTGGTGGGACAGAAGCTTCACTCCCTTGACGGTGACTTCATGTTCCTGGAGACCCTAGACGGGGAGGTGGGGGAATGGAAAATATACCCTGAGGCCCTTCCAGGAGACACAATGTTGATATTTAGCACCTGCCACGACGCTCCTAGCCTCCCCATGCCCTTGTACGACCTTCAAGACGGCCGCTTAGAAGTTGTCGGGGAAGCCAGCACCAGCAACGTGTCCCTAAAGGCTCTGTGTGATAAGGAAACTAGGgaattttatctgtttttccccGTTTGGATGACCTATATAGAAGCGAGACGATGGTGCAGGAAGCTTAAAGGATCTGTAGCGCTCCCTAAGGACTCTGAAACCAATGCCCTCTTGGTGGATAGGTTCATAAGACACCGAGACACCTGTGCGCAGACCTGGACGCATTTGTTTTGGGTAGACGCTGAAGGAGAGGGTAAAGAAGGCCCGTGGAGGACTACTGAAGGGGAGCTGCTGTCCTTCACCCCCTTCCTGCAGGAGGATTCAGCGGGGCAAGAAGATGTCCAGTGTGCTGCGGCGGTGTCCCAtaacag AAAGAAATGGGCTGTCAGTCCTTGCCAGATGGAGACCTGCGTGCTCTGTGCCTTCAACATCCACCCGGAGATAAGGCTGTATGGTCTCTGCGATCACTCCTCCCTGGACCGCCTCTTCTCCTTCCGCGACCACCCGAAATATGAACTAATTTTCGAGGGCGTCTCCCATGTGGTCTTGGCTGCTCAGAACGGGTCGTGGGTGATGCGCAGTCGCCTCTACCTGTCCCTGAAGGCTGTGATGGTGACGCAGTACGAGGGGCAGGATCCTGTTGGTGTGCGCACGTGGGTTGTTGAAGGCGACAGATGCAgggagaaggag atccaGCTCCTTCTGACCTCCTGTAGCCACGAGGAGTACACCTGCGATGACGGGTCCTGCGTAGCTAGGACAGACAGGTGTGACAGACGCGTGCAGTGCCCAGACCACAGTGACGAGAAGGGCTGTTCCGTGGTCCTCCTCCCCCCTGGATACTCCCCGTCGTTACCCCCGCCCCCTGTCAACGCCTCAGCCCTCCCTATCGCCCTCAGCCTCGCCGTCACGTCAGTTAGGGAGTTTGACCTCAGCTCGTTCACCATCAGTATAGACGTGACCCTCAAGCTTCTCTGGAGGGACCAAAGGCTGCGCTACAGTAATCTTGTCGGGGATTACCGCACCAATAAACTCAAGGGCTCCACAAAG GTGTGGGTCCCTAACCTGGAGCTGACGGACGGCACTCGCAGCACAGTGGCCGCCAAGGAACACTCCACGGCCACTTATGTCCTGCGTCGCTCCGGCTCACTCCCTGACGACGACGCCACACTCAGGAGGG ACGTGATGTACAGCGGCAGACACAACCCGCTGTACCTCTGCCGTGACCTCACCCTGACCTTCAAGTGCCACTTCCACCTGCAGATGTACCCCTTTGACCTTCAGGAGTGCCACGTCCTTCTCAGCCTCCACGATATCACTGACCACGTGGGGGTACTCGTGCAG CAGGATGAAGGCGTTGTGTTTGAGGGCGCTAGACACTTGCTAGAATACACACTCTTGCACGAGGAACTGGAGGTGTACAGCGAGGCGAACCTGAGTCACGCCAGG GTTATGTTCATGTTTCACAACCAGTTCAGTTACTACATCGCCAACACCTTCCTGCCGACCCTCATCCAGGTGCTAATTGGTCTCGCCACGCTGAAGTTTGACGTGGCAGACTTCCAG GATCGAATAATGGTTTCCCTCACGTCACTGCTGGTGCTGGCTACCTTCTTCACGCAGACCAGCCAGAGCATCCCTAAGACGTCATACTTGAAGCTCATAGACGTGTGGTTTGTGGCCGTCATCTTCCTGGACTTCGCTATGATCATGTCTATTGTTTACGTTGAGATCCTTCGCTTGAGAATCAAACACCCTGTAGGAGGTTTCTTCACCAAAGTCGCCCCGATGTCAGAGCCCCCGTCAGGTTGCTTTGCCTCGTGTAGGAAGGCTGACTCCAGGAGGGACGCTTTCTTCCTCAGCACTAGCAGGCCTGAAGAGGTCAATTTCTGGATGTTTAAGCTCTTTGCGTGGGCTGTGGTGGCGACTGTAgcgacctttgtgtgtgtgtgtatgtatggagTTTTGGACGAGCACTAG